A section of the Jaculus jaculus isolate mJacJac1 chromosome 6, mJacJac1.mat.Y.cur, whole genome shotgun sequence genome encodes:
- the Ptges3 gene encoding prostaglandin E synthase 3 gives MQPASAKWYDRRDYVFIEFCVEDSKDVNVNFEKSKLTFSCLGGSDNFKHLNEIDLFHCIDPNDSKHKRTDRSILCCLRKGESGQSWPRLTKERAKLNWLSVDFNNWKDWEDDSDEDMSNFDRFSEMMDHMGGDEDVDLPEVDGADDDSQDSDDEKMPDLE, from the exons GCAGCCTGCTTCTGCAAAGTGGTACGATCGAAGGGACTATGTCTTCATTGAATTTTGTGTTGAAGACAGTAAAGATGTTAATGTAAATTTTGAAAAATCCAAACTTACTTTCAG ttGTCTTGGAGGAAGtgataattttaaacatttaaatgaaaTTGATCTTTTTCACTGTATTGATCCAAAT gATTCCAAGCATAAAAGAACGGACAGATCAATTTTATGTTGTTTACGAAAAGGAGAATCTGGCCAGTCATGGCCTAGGTTAacaaaagaaagagcaaag CTTAACTGGCTTAGTGTGGACTTCAATAATTGGAAAgactgggaagatgattcagatGAAGACATGTCTAATTTTGATCGTTTTTCTGAG ATGATGGACCACATGGGTGGTGATGAGGACGTAGACTTACCAGAAGTAGATGGAGCAGATGAT gATTCACAAGACAGTGATGATGAAA AAATGCCAGACCTGGAATAA